A single region of the Triticum dicoccoides isolate Atlit2015 ecotype Zavitan chromosome 2B, WEW_v2.0, whole genome shotgun sequence genome encodes:
- the LOC119363395 gene encoding translation initiation factor IF-2-like, protein MSKKKAVTTMTLKDFHGGSIPSELPLPSAPGVSARPPDRPTAAPSASSTASARPRTPAASSAAAAAAAVPSFLTNPSRIGRHFDEDERTPFELAAPRRPAPSPPSFPSVPAVAPARSGPGNAWGAKREVAPAAPPVVPAASSGQIWSATRIAQASAVEKVISGRWHLSKPSSPPASVSAPVLETQVVPPEMERSGLVGTRGFDSATERPRALAVRELDGAMERPRSVGLRGLDVAMEKGVEPVRPASHEGRVGEGKIGEVPERPKLKLLPRSKPIESPAPSPTYIEEKQVLPVPVIASVMQVEVVHEARQNVMVAKTGVAGADAESRATVERPRLNLKPRSNGVGQSGESAAKERPSLFGGARPREQVLRDRGVDALASDLEITSPVGRPKNEFAKVEQKVEAMTINPSGEKAESFAVGHRGPRNADRKDYRRDTDRADAYRPTRRDENRKVSRDVEKQPEQQRPEPETWRKPVEPPKPEVTAPRFGKAATALELAQAFSKSMSDTVPQSRLTSVPSPRVPPSPGARDQVGFSRLTDNGALHSGSSQRKINGY, encoded by the exons ATGTCGAAGAAGAAGGCGGTGACGACGATGACGCTCAAGGACTTCCACGGCGGCTCCATCCCCTCCGAGCTCCCTCTCCCCTCCGCCCCCGGCGT CTCTGCACGACCGCCCGACCGCCCCACGGCCGCTCCGTCCGCCTCTTCCACTGCATCCGCGCGCCCGCGCACTCCCGCCGCTTCCTCCgcagcggcggcggctgccgcTGTCCCTTCCTTCCTCACCAATCCCTCCCGCATCGGCCGCCACTTCGATGAGGACGAGCGCACGCCCTTCGAGCTGGCCGCGCCTCGCCGCCCTGCGCCGtcgcccccgtcgttcccctccgTGCCGGCGGTGGCCCCCGCTAGATCTGGACCGGGTAACGCCTGGGGTGCGAAGAGGGAGGTCGCTCCAGCCGCGCCGCCGGTTGTTCCTGCCGCCAGCAGCGGTCAGATCTGGTCGGCGACGCGCATCGCGCAGGCGAGCGCTGTGGAGAAGGTAATCTCCGGTAGGTGGCATTTGTCGAAGCCCTCCTCCCCGCCCGCGTCTGTGTCGGCACCAGTGCTGGAGACTCAGGTGGTCCCGCCTGAGATGGAGAGGTCAGGGTTGGTTGGAACGAGAGGCTTTGACAGTGCCACCGAGAGGCCAAGGGCGTTGGCTGTGAGAGAGCTGGACGGTGCCATGGAGAGGCCAAGGTCAGTTGGATTAAGAGGGCTGGACGTTGCCATGGAGAAGGGTGTGGAACCAGTGAGGCCTGCATCACATGAAGGCAGGGTTGGGGAAGGGAAAATCGGAGAGGTGCCAGAAAGGCCCAAGCTGAAGCTACTTCCTCGTTCCAAGCCAATCGAATCCCCTGCACCATCACCTACCTATATTGAAGAGAAGCAG GTCCTTCCGGTCCCTGTGATAGCGAGTGTCATGCAGGTTGAGGTTGTTCATGAAGCGCGCCAGAATGTGATGGTAGCCAAAACGGGAGTGGCAGGGGCAGATGCTGAAAGCAGGGCAACAGTGGAGCGACCACGGCTGAATCTGAAACCTCGCTCTAATGGAGTGGGTCAGTCTGGTGAAAGTGCTGCTAAGGAGAG GCCATCCCTCTTTGGTGGTGCTCGCCCCCGGGAACAA GTTCTCAGAGATCGTGGTGTGGATGCTTTGGCAAGTGACCTTGAGATCACCTCTCCAGTTGGCAG GCCCAAAAATGAATTTGCAAAGGTCGAGCAGAAGGTTGAAGCTATGACCATTAACCCTTCAGGCGAAAAGGCTGAGAGTTTTGCAGTTGGTCACAGAGGCCCAAGGAATGCTGATAGGAAAGATTACAGGCGGGATACAGACAGGGCTGATGCATACAGGCCTACACGACGCGATGAGAACAGGAAGGTTTCTAGAGATGTCGAAAAGCAGCCTGAACAACAACGCCCAGAGCCTGAAACCTGGCGTAAACCAGTGGAGCCACCAAAGCCTGAGGTTACTGCACCTCGGTTTGGGAAAGCAGCGACTGCCTTGGAGCTCGCCCAAGCCTTCTCCAAGTCCATGTCTGATACTGTGCCGCAGTCT